A single window of Vibrio campbellii CAIM 519 = NBRC 15631 = ATCC 25920 DNA harbors:
- a CDS encoding FliM/FliN family flagellar motor switch protein → MESRVNVPISDIKLLDVELLGKPIHIIREKLESLISESCSGLTNELQNWISTNKIEANLIAVELHRFSPTLLDKDQTSTYQHKDGGMAYIHGDAQTLIKLADRFYGAATERTSTSLTSSDLRLQERISRIIIEWLAPQEMWQTCEYETPKGIGLHAELSITFEDFQGVINLKLDSTMIQILIEQLALHDDTDLYQPFCRSLESTPVRLNVVLSKKTMALSDVVGLQPDDILPIELLNTVPVSIGNQTLFSGRVAEQDGQLVLIFNPDKESQR, encoded by the coding sequence ATGGAAAGCAGAGTTAATGTGCCTATTTCCGACATCAAATTGCTTGATGTAGAGTTGCTAGGCAAACCTATTCATATCATTCGTGAGAAGCTCGAAAGCTTGATCTCAGAGTCTTGTTCGGGTCTAACCAATGAGTTACAAAATTGGATCAGTACCAACAAGATTGAAGCAAATTTAATTGCAGTAGAACTACATAGATTCTCGCCAACTTTATTAGATAAAGACCAAACCTCCACCTATCAACACAAAGATGGTGGCATGGCGTATATCCACGGAGACGCACAAACATTAATCAAACTAGCCGATCGCTTTTACGGCGCCGCAACGGAGCGTACTTCCACTTCTTTAACATCAAGTGACTTACGCCTTCAAGAGCGCATTAGCCGAATCATCATTGAGTGGCTTGCACCGCAAGAAATGTGGCAAACCTGCGAGTACGAAACACCAAAAGGTATCGGACTGCATGCTGAGCTATCTATCACGTTTGAAGATTTCCAAGGTGTTATTAACCTCAAGCTCGATAGCACCATGATTCAAATTTTGATCGAGCAGTTAGCCCTTCATGACGATACAGACTTGTATCAGCCGTTTTGTCGCTCTCTGGAATCAACGCCAGTGCGTCTCAATGTCGTATTGAGCAAGAAAACCATGGCGCTGAGTGATGTGGTCGGATTGCAACCAGACGATATTTTGCCCATCGAGCTTCTCAATACCGTGCCAGTAAGTATCGGTAACCAAACTCTTTTCTCTGGCCGTGTTGCAGAACAAGACGGCCAGCTTGTACTGATTTTTAACCCAGATAAGGAATCGCAGCGATGA
- the fliN gene encoding flagellar motor switch protein FliN, which yields MSDAQDNQAFDADDINFDDFQLEDFETEQASAPEPIAERDLSFFKSVPVTVTLEVASKEVPLGDLMKAGEGTVIELDKLNGEPLDVKVNGSLMGQAEVVVINDKYGLRLINVHNSALSGVGR from the coding sequence ATGAGCGACGCCCAAGACAACCAAGCATTCGACGCCGATGATATAAACTTTGACGATTTTCAATTAGAAGATTTTGAAACAGAACAGGCTTCTGCTCCCGAGCCTATTGCAGAACGCGACCTAAGTTTCTTCAAAAGCGTCCCTGTAACGGTCACCTTAGAAGTCGCAAGTAAAGAGGTTCCTTTGGGAGACCTGATGAAAGCTGGTGAAGGCACAGTGATTGAACTTGACAAGCTCAATGGCGAACCACTTGATGTAAAAGTAAACGGCTCTCTTATGGGCCAAGCAGAAGTCGTGGTTATTAACGATAAATATGGCTTGCGCCTAATTAATGTGCATAACTCTGCGCTTAGCGGCGTAGGTCGATAA
- a CDS encoding sigma-54-dependent transcriptional regulator, with protein MTKMDILLVEPNEHLAQPVLDVLGNAGYSVRHSRTGRSALLEERACITLVSSNLPDMCVREFVACHQRQRSAGVVIAIVDQEQGILAAETMKSGATDYLLRPFETNQLLNLLKRVEALDKPLANIVAESWRSKQVLQLAHRAACTNASVLITGESGTGKEVLARYVHEQSPRDDGPFVAVNCAAIPESMLEAVLFGHVKGAFTGATNSQSGKFEEANGGTILLDEIGEMSPAVQAKLLRVLQEREVERVGSHKAIQLDIRVIAATNKDLREEVQKGTFREDLYYRLDVLPLHWPPLRERKEDILPISQFFIGKYQDGSRCYLSQDAISALSQYHWPGNIRELENVIQRALVMRHGDYITAHDLMLPIELLTSVPSAEPVSSFGHVEAKKQAEFQFILDKLRQFGGNRTKTANALGVSTRALRYKLAAMREHGIDLQSALGSAA; from the coding sequence ATGACGAAAATGGATATTTTGTTGGTTGAGCCAAATGAACACCTAGCTCAACCAGTGCTGGATGTACTTGGGAATGCTGGTTATTCCGTAAGACACAGTCGTACTGGTCGCAGCGCGCTATTGGAAGAGCGAGCTTGCATTACGTTGGTCAGCTCAAACTTACCGGACATGTGTGTACGTGAGTTTGTCGCGTGTCATCAGAGGCAGCGTAGTGCTGGTGTGGTGATTGCGATTGTTGATCAAGAGCAGGGCATTTTGGCGGCGGAAACAATGAAGTCAGGGGCGACGGATTACTTACTTCGCCCTTTTGAAACGAACCAATTGCTGAACTTACTCAAGCGAGTGGAAGCCTTGGACAAACCACTGGCGAACATCGTGGCTGAATCATGGCGCAGTAAACAAGTGCTTCAACTCGCGCACCGCGCTGCCTGCACTAACGCCAGTGTGCTTATTACTGGCGAATCTGGTACCGGTAAAGAAGTACTGGCACGTTACGTTCACGAGCAATCTCCTCGTGATGACGGTCCGTTTGTCGCAGTGAACTGTGCTGCGATTCCAGAATCTATGTTGGAAGCAGTACTGTTTGGCCACGTGAAAGGGGCATTTACTGGTGCCACCAATTCGCAAAGCGGTAAGTTTGAAGAGGCCAATGGTGGCACGATTCTGCTGGATGAAATTGGTGAGATGTCACCAGCGGTGCAGGCGAAGTTATTACGTGTGCTTCAAGAGCGAGAAGTAGAACGTGTAGGCAGTCATAAAGCGATTCAGTTGGATATCCGAGTGATCGCTGCAACCAACAAAGACCTGCGCGAAGAGGTGCAAAAAGGCACATTTCGTGAAGATCTTTACTACCGTTTGGATGTGCTGCCATTGCATTGGCCGCCTTTGCGAGAGCGCAAAGAAGACATTTTGCCGATCAGCCAGTTCTTTATTGGAAAATACCAAGACGGTAGCCGCTGCTATCTATCTCAAGATGCCATTTCTGCCCTTAGCCAATATCACTGGCCGGGCAATATTCGCGAACTCGAAAACGTCATACAACGTGCACTTGTCATGCGTCATGGGGATTACATTACCGCACATGATCTGATGCTGCCAATCGAATTGCTGACGTCTGTGCCTTCCGCTGAACCGGTTTCAAGCTTTGGCCACGTTGAGGCGAAGAAGCAAGCTGAGTTCCAGTTTATTCTCGATAAATTACGTCAGTTTGGTGGAAACCGAACCAAAACGGCCAACGCTTTGGGAGTATCTACTCGAGCGTTACGTTACAAGCTCGCCGCAATGCGCGAACACGGTATTGATTTACAGTCGGCGCTTGGCTCGGCTGCCTAA
- a CDS encoding OmpA family protein produces MITCAKFYNSMAYLIKPSMSGNCDKYLQRSRLIIFSKVFLLAGVTSSSFTSASEKITVPMDLSTWLYKGNKFECNLMHTNIPEGKFYFRAEPNNRVSFIANVHNKNNKWNSAVLLSESAPWERELLRKEEASLAFTSATNQFVFSHGIESLLTSISSGSWVTLSLGRGEGSTLNSITLPTIQIQNALASFNQCRDQLPKLSYSQARDVNLPFQFGQKTLSRSQKSTLAALYSYISVDDRVTKILVDGHTDNVGSQLANLNVSRQRAEQVAEALVQQGVDRSLIEVRANGSRYPIASNNTQAGQAKNRRVTLRLVRDNERVITKNELARHSTSKSKPEVKQQPQQEKVKVQ; encoded by the coding sequence ATGATTACCTGTGCCAAATTTTATAATTCAATGGCATATTTAATTAAACCTTCTATGTCAGGGAATTGTGATAAATACCTACAAAGAAGCCGTTTGATAATATTTTCTAAAGTATTCCTGTTAGCTGGTGTAACTTCGTCTAGCTTTACATCGGCGAGTGAGAAAATCACTGTTCCAATGGATCTTTCTACTTGGCTATATAAAGGAAATAAATTTGAGTGCAACTTAATGCACACAAATATTCCAGAGGGGAAGTTTTATTTCCGCGCGGAACCAAATAACCGAGTTTCTTTTATCGCCAACGTTCACAATAAAAACAATAAATGGAACAGCGCTGTATTGCTGAGTGAGAGTGCACCGTGGGAAAGAGAGCTTTTAAGAAAAGAAGAGGCTTCGCTTGCGTTTACCTCGGCAACTAATCAGTTCGTTTTCTCGCATGGTATAGAGTCTCTACTTACATCCATTTCCTCTGGTAGTTGGGTTACGCTGTCACTTGGTAGGGGTGAAGGTTCCACTCTCAACAGTATCACTCTGCCAACCATTCAAATACAAAATGCATTGGCCTCATTCAATCAATGTCGAGATCAACTGCCAAAGTTATCTTACTCCCAGGCTCGTGATGTGAATTTACCATTTCAGTTTGGTCAAAAAACATTAAGCCGCAGCCAAAAAAGTACCTTGGCAGCACTCTACAGTTACATTTCTGTCGATGATCGCGTCACCAAAATTCTTGTCGATGGCCATACCGATAATGTTGGCTCTCAATTGGCGAATTTAAATGTATCTCGCCAGCGTGCTGAGCAAGTCGCAGAGGCTTTGGTTCAACAAGGTGTTGACCGTTCGTTGATTGAAGTTCGTGCTAATGGCTCGCGATACCCAATTGCCAGTAATAACACCCAAGCAGGGCAAGCCAAAAACCGTCGAGTGACACTGCGTTTGGTTCGAGATAACGAGCGTGTGATTACTAAAAATGAATTGGCCAGACACTCGACAAGCAAAAGCAAACCAGAAGTAAAACAACAACCCCAACAAGAGAAGGTAAAGGTTCAATGA